ATGTacgaaattaattttaaattgtttgagagttttttttttaatagaaagttaataaatgtaaaatttttatattctatttttttaattccaaatcaaaagtttaaaaaattcaaaaaataataaatataaaaatgtattattattttttcttatttatactgttTAAATATAGTGATTCATTAGATAAGGATGGACTGAAGTCCAAATACAAAGGTTTTAGAGTTTGAACAATAAGGCACAGGGCCTAGAACAATAAGTTAAATCTACCCTACAACATAAAACCATCACAATAGCCCAACCCATTTAGCAAACCCTAACCCATAACATTTAGGTCTATAACCTGGCACCGACATAACAATTAAAACTAATAGTGCCCCCCATTTTCATCAAGTCACAAAACACCTAGATTGGAGGCATGTAACACCTGGAGAGCCATTCTCAGACCAATTGAAGGAAGTAACAATGTAGACATTTGAAAAACAACGGCACAATAAGAAAGCTATGCATGAAACCCACAAAGTAGACTAGAGGGGTGGTTATTGGCAGACCACATTAGTAAAAGATATAaggttataataatattaattttagacGTTTCGTTATTTTATCCCTATATTCGATTCATAAACAGAAATTTCACTCTTATGCTATGCAAAAAACCATTGTAGGAGAGCAGCTTCCCTCTCACATTAAAGCCCAACTTTCTTAGCACTACTCTCCATACAATGATCAACAAACAAAAGATAAAAAAAACATATACAGCCAACTGACGGTAGGTAAGGTACAATTCACGACCAACACAGAAAGGAAGCCTCTCTTTCGCCCAAAAGGGGTAAGGGAGAACCATGGAGATTAAAGTAGAAACTCCTTTCAAGCAGAAAAACTATACCCATAATGAAAAGATTTTCTCTTTCTAAAAGCTTAGAGGGAGAGAGAGTCAAATTTCACCATTCAACTCTCACGAACAACTACGTGCAATGCACAAGTTTGAGCTAAATTATTTTTCGAAAAGTGGAATTAGTCCACATTTGACAAACGCTTACATGACATAACTAAATATTTAATCAACTAATCGAATCTTTCCCTTCTTATAGTTAGGgctctctcatttttttttttttttttttttttttttttttttatgaatctgGAAACTTATTAAATAACTCATTCAAGATTTGGTAGTGAAAAAACTTGGGTTTGGCTTGTGTGTTCTCTTTAAGGTTTGGCTCCGCAAAGCCATCTTCAAGTTCACATTCACACAGAGAAATGATTGTGGTGGTAATTTTGGTGTGAGGGTGGGATCAAGGGTTCGGAgcgagaaagaagaaaaaaaaaatgttaaaaatgattttttttaataaaaataatatatatatttttttaattttcaattttaatcacaaGTAAAATTCAGTAATTTTATAATAATGGATAaattattcaaataaaaaaacaTACAAAAGATAACATTTTCATCACtaatttgaatataaaattaTCCGTAACTTGTAATTCCCTATTATATTACACTCAAATTATGACttatttaaattcataataaattattcaaaattttaaaattcgacCAATTAAAGTTTTGATTTTCTGAACTCTATATTAAAGTTTTGATTTCAaggatttattttaatttcaatagttgatatttttttctataaaagaaaaatgcagaataaaaaaggaaaaaaaaatagaaataaaaattagaaaaaaaaaagaagaagaaaagagagcCCGTTGAGCCCAAGGATCAAGTTTTATTAGGTTGTTAAAGTTAGAGTCCGGGACCTAGCCCAACCCATTATAAAAACCTATTTGACCAAATGGATTCGGGTCAATCAGCCGTCATTTCCACAGCTTTAGATACTAGAGAACCATTCTCCTCGTTGGAAAATTACTGTCTAGTAACGCAGTCCGGTTGCCTCCAACGACGATCCAACATGCGAAGGCCATTCCACGCTTCAACAGAATACTATTGACTTCCCCTAGCGTCGGTTTTACTAGAAATTGCTTCAAGCGAAATCGGAAACTTGAAGTTCCTGAAACTTGAGGTACTTCTTCAAATTTtagcttatttttttttttttttttttttttttttcacttcatTCTAAACAAGGAAGACATTTTTATTTTCAACTTTTAATTTTCGACTATCTTTCAGCTTCTATTGAAAAGAAATGGAAGATTGTAAAGAGAATGTTGGGTTGAAATTAATGGAAGATTGTAAAAAATATGCTGggttgaaaaattaataaaaagggGGATTTGATGCTTTATTGTATCCGTTATTATGATAATTTCTAGCTTGCACTGTATCTTCAGTTTTGGTTTAATTAGATTATTAAAGTTAATGAAGTTAGGTTTTTTGCAATACACTTGCATTTCCAATTTCGGTTTGATTTGAAGTGTTGCTGCATGTGTATATGTTAATTTTAGTACAAGCAAATTTGGATGAGATTTTGTGGGTAGGGGACCGTTATTGGTTGTTGCCATGGAAGTGATGGTGATGGAATGAGATAAGGATTGTTGACTTCTTTATACAAGTTATAGTTTATTTGTTTAATCTTATGTGGTTAGAGGCAATCCTAACTTAAAATGTACAACAAAAATGGAAACTTTCCTAGAGAAAGATGATTAACTGTTTCTGAGGTTAATTTCCCCGTTCATCAAGGTCTTATTTGCATGTCAATACTGCTACGAACTCATACCGCTTGTTATATTTCAGGAGAGTTAAGGTGATCAATTTGCTGTTACTATAATGGAATCCAAATTTTTTCGGTTTCTTAAGATAGTGGGTGTTGGATACAAAGCAAGGGCTGAAGCAGAAGGACGTCTCTTATTTCTCAAATTGGGATACAGTCATGAGGTTGAACTCACAGTTCCTCCCGCTGTTCATGTTTTCTGCTTCAAGAACAATGTAGTTTGTTGCACTGGAATTGACAAGCAAAGGGTGCACCAGTTTGCTGCTTCTGTTCGTAGTTGCAAACCTCCTGAAGTTTACAAGGGCAAGGGTATAATGTACATTGATGAAGTGATCAAGAAGAAACAAGGAAAGAAATCAAAATGATGGGGAGCAATTCTGCATGATATTAATGGCAAATTGTTTTGCCTAATTTCATGACGTTAACATACAatgttttttttttgtcaaacaaGTTCAATTTCTGAGCTTGAAACATTGGAATTTTATGATTTAGAAGGCATTTAAATTAGCAAGAAGTTCTGCAAAAGTGGTATGATTATTCTATATGTGAGATTTTTGTTTCTGCTGATGGCCTTATTATCACTATGTGCAAGATAAATAATGTTTACTGATATAAAAATGGTTTAAATTGTGACCTTTGTCTCGCATGCCAATGAATGTtggtggaaaaaaaaaattaagcagAATGTCATTTTTTATTTTGAGTTGAAGAATGTCCATCAATTCAATTCTGCATGAACTTCTTTCTGAACCTCAAGGTTTTGATCAAATGTTGGTGCCGCAAGATGAAAGTAGAAGGATGACCAGTTTTACGTGACAAGGTTTTCATATTGATGATCATCAAATTGATTGTACCCTTCAAGTATGCAACTTGAGCCCCtggcaatttttcattcattctaaatcttttttctcattttccttTTTTCCCTTATTGTCACACTCTCTAACTatcaccattttttttttataaagtggTTATTAAATAACTAAATGTAGAAGACAATTAAAGAAATATTTAACTGATGTGTGCTTGTTACCCGGTATCTGTGTGTGCGTGTATTTTatttattgacaaaaaaaaaataatgtgtGCTTTGATACTAATTCTCACAATTATGTGAAGAAATTATTAAGTGTACTCGGTGCACATGCATTGTCTTTCACAATCATGTGGGATTCATTTTCTATACTATAAGGAGTGTCCAATTTTTTGTGAGAGAGAaaacattattttttaatactttcagCGTAATAGTAATTAGCCCTGATTGTAATCTGGTAACTAGCAGCCCATACGTATGTATAGAGCTGGCCTGATCATAAAGAGGGGGAAAGAGATGCGTAAGGGACAAGTTAATTGGCCAGAGTACATTTTGAAACTGTGAATCATTATAGAGCAAACAAATTTGAAGCTTGTAGCAAGTGATTTGCGGAATTTGGTTTAGGCAGATATGAAAGAAGCTGTTCACCAGCCATTGTCCTCCTGGCAGCTAGTGCCTGCTGCATTATGTTTCAGAGTTCTTGAGACTAGGCTCTCCAGAAGGATTGGTGGCTTTGCTTGGGAATTCTTAGTGGTATTACTGTTGAACAATAACACTTTTCCAAGCTAGGTAGGAATATATATATAGCGCAATTAGCTCGTAAAAGTACTAGACAAGGTAGGTCATAACAATGGACTAAGGGTTATATCACCAGTAGTTCAAGCAACTACTCAAATAACCAATTACATAGTTATGGCTTTTCCTCATTCATTGGCTGATTTTGAAAACGTTGCTTCTAAGGCATTATAATGGAAAAAAGAATAAGAGGAAGACCCAATAATAATCTTCtacttatctctttctttttcttcttccttctttctattttttttaaataatattcttgTATTATTTCTTTTGCAATTGTGATAAAATTACATCCCATGTTAACTTCTGCATATTGTACATAGTTAATTAACCTTCCCAACTATTCATGCcaaaattaataaatgaagaaACCGTATCATTCTTTGCTCAGCCTCAGGATTTGAATCTTCATCAATGAAACTGGTCAGGAGCAAATTCATTTTATGAATTGAACTAACCCCTTcagtttaattatttttgtacTTAGTTTTATGAATCTTGAAACTTACTTGACCAACTTCTTAATTGACAATATCATTAACTCATTAACCGATATAACAAATCACATTTCCATCACTAATTTGTGGCAGCAACAAATTTGAACCCACTCCAATACCTTTGAAATGTTACATAAAAACTGTCATTCATTTCCATGGGGGAAAATTAGATTGAGAAGTGTGCCTAAATCAAATTTTTTGCTGAAAATCTTTTAACTATTCTTATTCAAGTATGAATATTTATTCCAATTTCTCTATATAAATG
The Hevea brasiliensis isolate MT/VB/25A 57/8 chromosome 15, ASM3005281v1, whole genome shotgun sequence genome window above contains:
- the LOC131173803 gene encoding 60S ribosomal protein L6, mitochondrial-like, with the translated sequence MESKFFRFLKIVGVGYKARAEAEGRLLFLKLGYSHEVELTVPPAVHVFCFKNNVVCCTGIDKQRVHQFAASVRSCKPPEVYKGKGIMYIDEVIKKKQGKKSK